GATACAAACCGTTTGCGCTCTATTTGCTACTACAGTTTTGCGCGGTTTCTTTATAAGGTAAGCGTCATTGATAGAATTTGGATTAAATTGCGTTCAAGTTAGCAATGAATTCTCACTAGCAGGTAAATGATTTACCTGACCCAGCATATAGAACAAGCCAATTGTGGCTTTATATGCTATTAAAGACACCGCAATCATAGATTGTTGTGCCATAGGCCAAACTGGTACTGTGCGGTGACAAGGATAGCAATTGGGGCAAATTCGCTATTTGCCGCCGAGTCTTCAAGGAACCAAGTCCGTTCATCAATAACTGTTTCTCTGCCTATACTCAGAGAGCAACAGAGACAGTCACATTTTTGAATATTGATCGGAGATAGAAATGAGCGATTTAAAAGCGGCAGCGTTACGTGCACTTAAACTAATGGACCTAACGACGCTAAATGACGACGACACAGATGCGAAAGTTATTTCACTTTGTCATGATGCGAAGACAGCAGTAGGTAACACAGCTGCTATCTGTATTTACCCTCGCTTTATTCCTATTGCTAAGAAGACACTTCGTGAGCAAGGTACGCCAGAAGTACGTATTGCTACTGTAACTAACTTCCCTCACGGTAACGACGATATCGAAATCGCAGTAGCGGAAACCAAAGCAGCAGTCGCATACGGTGCAGACGAAGTCGACGTAGTATTCCCTTACCGTGCTCTAATCGCAGGTAATGAAGAAGTTGGCTTTGAGCTAGTTAAGCAATGTAAAGCCGCTTGTGGTGACAGCGTTCTGCTTAAAGTCATCATCGAAACGGGTGAACTAAAAGAAGAAGCTCTAATTAAGAAAGCATCGCAAATCTGTATTGAAGCGGGTGCAGACTTTATTAAAACTTCAACGGGTAAAGTGCCAGTCAACGCAACACCAGAATACGCACGTATGATGCTAGAAGTTATTCGTGACATGAACGTAGCTGAAACTGTTGGTTTTAAACCAGCGGGTGGTGTACGTACAGCTGAAGATGCGCAAGCTTACCTAGCAATGGCTGATGAAATCCTAGGTGACAACTGGGTTGATGCTCGTCACTACCGTTTCGGTGCATCGAGCCTACTGACTAACCTTCTTAATACATTAGAAGTAACAGACGAGAAAGCGGATCCAGCCGCTTACTAATATACCCGTCATATTTGACGCTGCAGCGTTGTTGACTTCGTAAGTTCATCCTAATCACATAGTTATCTATGCTCATAGGAATGAACTTACTTGTCGCCTAGCTGCAACGCCAACTATTTAGGGTATGACTGACCAAATCAGTTTATGTCTGAATAAGATAGGTCGGCAGACGGCCGCCTTGTCTTGACCTCTTTACCTTACAACCTTACTCGCACGAGTATGGGAGGACCTAATGTATTTACCTCAAGAGATCATTCGTAAAAAGCGTGATGGCGAAGTACTCACCGCTGACGAAATTAACTTTTTTATCCAAGGTGTGGCTAACAATACCGTATCAGAAGGTCAAATTGCCGCATTCGCGATGACGATTTTCTTCAATGAAATGACGATGCCTGAGCGTATTGCTTTGACATGTGCGATGCGTGATTCTGGCATGGTGATTGATTGGAGCCATATGAACTTTGGCGGCCCGATTGTTGATAAACATTCAACGGGTGGTGTGGGCGATGTGACTTCACTGATGCTTGGCCCTATGGTGGCAGCATGTGGCGGCTTTGTACCAATGATTTCTGGACGTGGTCTAGGGCACACCGGCGGTACGCTTGATAAGCTTGAGTCGATCCCAGGCTACAACATTACCCCGACTAACGAAGTGTTTGGTCAGGTAACCAAAGACGCAGGTGTCGCGATTATCGGTCAAACCGGCGATCTTGCGCCAGCGGACAAACGTGTATACGCAACGCGTGATATTACTGCCACGGTAGACAACATCTCTCTGATTACAGCGTCAATTCTATCGAAGAAATTGGCGGCGGGGCTTGAATCACTCGTGATGGATGTAAAAGTAGGTTCTGGTGCATTTATGCCAACTTATGAAGCATCTGAAGAGCTTGCGAAATCGATCGTAGCCGTGGCAAATGGTGCTGGCACTAAGACGACTGCAATCCTAACTGATATGAACCAAGTATTGGCTTCTTCAGCGGGTAATGCAGTAGAAGTGCGTGAAGCTGTACGCTTCTTAACGGGTGAATACCGTAACCCACGCCTACTTGAAGTGACCTTGGCATCGTGTGCGGAAATGCTAGTTCTTGGTAAGCTGGCTGAAAACACAGAAGCGGCGAATGCTAAGTTGATGGAAGTATTAGACAACGGTAAAGCAGCTGAATGTTTCGGCAAGATGGTCGCGGGTCTTGGCGGTCCAGCTGATTTCGTTGAAAACTATGACAACTACCTAGAAAAAGCCGAAATTATTAAGCCAGTATTTGCTGAGCAGAGTGGTGTGGTTTCTGCCATGGATACTCGCGCGATCGGTATGGCTGTGGTTTCTATGGGTGGTGGTCGCCGCGTAGCGACAGACGCAATTGATTATGCAGTTGGTTTTGATGGCTTTATTCGTCTTGGCGAGATCGCGGATGACACTAAACCTCTCGCTGTTATTCACGCCCGTAATGAGCAGCAGTGGCAAGAAGCGGCGAACGCATTACGCAACGCGATCGTTATCGGTGGTGAGTACATGCCAACCCCTAACGTATACTGTCAAATCCGCGCTGAAGACGTGTAATTTTAACAAGGCCTGCTTTCATAATAACGATATCCAAGTGGGCCTGAGGAACGAGCAATGAAAAGAGCATTTATTTTAGTCCTAGACTCATTTGGTATCGGTGCGACTGCTGATGCTGATAAATTTGGTGATGTGGGTTCTGACACACTTGGTCATATTGCGGAGCAGTGTGATAAAGGACTTGCTGACAATGACCAACGCAGTGGTATGTTGAAACTGCCTAACCTGTCAAAACTTGGTTTGGCAATGGCGCACAAAGAATCAACTGGGCATTTCGCTCCAGGTTTGGACGCTGACGCTGAGATCATCGGTGCTTACGGTCATGCGGCAGAGCTTTCTTCTGGTAAAGATACTCCATCAGGCCACTGGGAAATTGCGGGTGTACCTGTGTTGTTTGATTGGGGGTACTTCACTGACAAATCGAACAGCTTCCCTAAAGAGCTTACCGATCGCATTCTTGCTCGTGCAGGTCTTGATGGTTTCCTAGGTAACTGCCACGCATCAGGAACACAAGTTCTGGATGATCTTGGTGAAGAACATATGCAAACAGGTCTGCCTATCTTCTATACTTCAGCAGACTCAGTTTTCCAAATCGCATGTCATGAAGAGACATTCGGTTTAGATCGCTTACTGGAATTGTGCCAAATCGCGCGCGAAGAGCTAGCCGACTACAACATTGGTCGAGTGATTGCGCGTCCATTTATTGGTGCTGGTAAAGGTCAGTTTGAGCGTACGGGTAACCGCCGCGACCTATCGGTTGAGCCGCCAGCTGCTACCGTGCTGCAAAAGCTAGCAGATGAGAAGCAGGGTGAAGTGGTATCGATCGGTAAGATTGCAGATATCTATGCGAACTGTGGCATCACTAAGAAAGTGAAAGCGACGGGTATTCCGGCGCTGTTTGAAGCGACGCTTGAGCAAATTAAAGCAGCAGGCGATAACACGATTGTGTTTACTAACTTTGTTGACTTTGATTCTGCCTACGGTCACCGCCGTGATGTGGCAGGCTATGCTGCGGCACTAGAATATTTCGATGGTCGCATCAACGAAGTACTAGAATTGATGCAAGAAGACGACATTCTGATCCTAACCGCTGACCACGGTTGTGATCCAACATGGCAAGGCACTGACCATACTCGTGAGCACATCCCGGTATTGGTTTACGGTCAAAAGATCCCAGCAGGTTCGCTTGGCCGTCGTGACTCTTTTGCGGATATTGGTCAGACGCTAGCAGAATATTTTGCTACATCACCAATGGATTACGGCAAGAGCTTCTTGTAAATTATGACAACCAAGTAGTCTTAACTACTGAGTCAATTGGTTATTTGGCGTCAATGCCGTTCATTTGGCGCCTTCTTCTATTTTGAAAAGGAAAATACGATGGCAACTCCACATATTAATGCTGAAATGGGCGCTTTTGCTGATGTAGTACTGATGCCGGGTGACCCGCTACGTGCTAAATACATTGCGGAAACCTTCCTAGAAGACGTTGTACAAGTATGTGATGTTCGTAATATGTTCGGTTACACAGGTACTTACAAAGGTCGTAAGATCTCTGTAATGGGTCACGGTATGGGTATTCCTTCATGCTCGATCTACGTGACTGAACTGATCAAAGACTTTGGTGTTAAGAAAGTGATTCGCGTGGGCAGCTGTGGTGCTGTAAACGAAGACATTAAAGTGCGCGATGTTGTGATCGGTATGGGTGCGTGTACTGACTCTAAAGTAAACCGTATTCGTTTCAAAGGTCATGACTTTGCAGCTATCGCGGATTACAAAATGGTTCGTGCAGCAGAAGAAGCAGCGAAAGCTCGTGGTATCGATGTAAAAGTGGGTAACCTATTCTCTGCAGAACTGTTCTACACACCAGATCCTGAAATGTTCGACGTAATGGACAAATACGGCATCGTGGGTGTTGAGATGGAAGCGGCGGGTATCTACGGCGTTGCTGCTGAATACGGCGCAAAAGCACTGACTATCTGTACTGTGTCTGACCACATCAAAACGGGTGAGCAAACCACTTCTGAAGAGCGTCAAAACACGTTCAACGAGATGATGCTTATCGCGCTAGACTCAGTACTACTTGGTGACGAAGAGTAATTGCCGATAAGAGCGCTGTGCAAAGAGAGCGGCGAGGTAAGAACGCTTTGCTGTGAGCGTTGATAGCGCTTTCATTGAGATTTGAAAAGGTTGGCTTAATCGCCAACCTTTTTTATACGCATACATATTGTTCAGCTGTCATTGTTGATATGAGTAGGTTTACGAAAAATTTGCCATTGTCGATATGAACAGCCCTATTAAAAAGTTGTCATTCTCGAGAGCGTAGCGAGTCGGGAATCTGGTTTTAGTTTGTCGGCGTAGTTGCTGAGAAAAGCAGATTCCCTGTCACGTGCTAACGCACGGCATAGAATGACAAAGTTAAGTTGAGGCGCTGTGTGGTAGGGCAGCTTTAACCCATACACTTTAATTGCCACTGTCGATATGAGTAGGTTTACGAAAAATTTGCCATTGTCGATATGAACAGCCCTATTAAAAAGTTGTCATTCTCGAGAGCGTAGCGAGTCGGGAATCTGGTTTTAGTTTGTCGGCGTAGTTGCTGAGAAAAGCAGATTCCCTGTCACGTGCTAACGCACGGCATGGAATGACAAAATTAAGTTGAAGCGCAGTGTGGAATGTCAGCGTTTCCGAATAGTCCAGCAATAAAAAAACCGGCTTGCGCCGGCTTTTCATTAACTCATCTCTTTTAGCAGTAAGTTCTCGCCTTTTACTTGTGGCTTGCGGCGAAGAATAAACGCCAATAAGAAACCGGCAATAAAGCTGACGCCAACCATCGAGTACATATAACGGTCACTCTTGCGGTAGTAGTGATCGGAAAACGCGGTTAACTGACCTGTTTCAAAGGTCATACGGATAAAGCCCACGATCACATTGTCATGCATAATCGGTTCAACTAACTGTTGGCGACCGATTCGTGCGGTCTCAAGCGGGGTATCCAGCCCTAATATTTCACGTACCGACTTAGCTTGATCACTGGAGGCTAAACGGATCCCTTCGGCATCGTAAATTGTGGCGTCAAACACCAACTTATCTTCAGCCAACTGGTTAGTGAGGTTAAGCAAACGTTCTTGGTCGGCATCGGCAATCATTGCGCCAGCGGAAAGAGATGCTTGTGAGATCAGCACCTTAGTTAATGTTTCCAACTGGTTTGCTTGGATTTGCTCATTACCCTTGGTAATTTTTACGCTGTTGATCGCAATCATGATGCCGCCAGCAATCAAAAATAAGATCACCAGTGCGCGAATCGCCATGCGAAATGAAAACAGAGAAGAGTCCATACGTTACCTTTCAAAGCTCACTACTCTATAGTTTGATGGTAGTGATATTTGGGCAAAAATCTATAGTTAATGTCTACACTGCGCATATTGAGACTTGCGCAACCAAATTGCAATAGGGTAACTTGGTTGGACATTTGAACGGAATCTTTTACATGGATATGTTGAAAAAATTGGCGATCAAACGCCGCACGACACTCTTAAATCGACTGCCGGAAGCCCAAGCGTCGACCAACTTTGACCGCACAAAGGCGGGCTGGATAGTGTTTGGTCATTATCTGCAACCACAACAATTCGAAGATATCGACTTTTTCACCGGAGACTACAACGCCATTGTTGATGTTTGGCAGGTGGGTGAGTATGAAGTGGCGTTGATGGCCGGAGAGTTGAATGGTGAGTTGGAGCAAATTCTCCAAGCGCTTGAGCTTGATTATGCCTCTTTGCGTGAGTTTCCTGATCTCACTAAGCCGGGATTGATGGTATTTGATATGGACTCCACTGCGATTCAGATTGAGTGTATTGATGAAATCGCCAAACTTGCGGGAGTGGGTGAAGAGGTCGCCGAAGTCACAGAGCGAGCAATGCAGGGTGAGTTGGACTTTGAGCAGAGTTTACGCCAGCGAGTTGGTAAGCTTGCAGGTGCTGATGCTGCCATTCTTGAACAAGTGAGACAGAGCCTGCCATTGATGCCAGACTTCCCAGAGCTTATCTATACGCTACAACAGTTTGGTTGGAAAACGGCGATCGCTTCTGGTGGCTTTACCTATTTTTCTGACTATCTGCAGCAGACATTGAGATTGGATTATGCGCAGTCTAATCAACTGGAGATTATCGACGGCAAGTTAACCGGACAGGTGCTGGGAGAGGTTGTTAGCGCGCAAACCAAAGCGGAAATTTTAGTTCACCTCGCCGATCAGTATGAGATTGAGCTGCACAACACTGTCGCGGTTGGTGATGGCGCGAATGATTTGGTGATGATGAGTGCTGCTGGGTTAGGTGTCGCCTACCATGCAAAACCTAAAGTAGAACAGCAGGCACAAGCGGCAGTGCGGTACGTCGGTTTAGGTGGGGTCTTGTGTATCTTGTCGGCTCAACTGCTTAAACAACAGAAGGTGAGCTTTAAGCCGCTACCTTAAACGTGAAGCGAGCGGTTAGTCGCTCGCTTCACGTTTGTCTTTATTGAGTTAGCTCGAGACGTATTAGGACTTCTTCCGTGACATCAATGTACTCACTGTAACCGACAATCGTGCAGATCTCTTTTTCTAAGCTTCGAGCTTGGTGCATGCTAATGGTGCTAAGCTCTTCCAAATCTTTGCGCAGTAACGCCGTAATGGGGTCGAAGACTGGTGCCGCACAAATTCGCAGAGCATGAAACTCGCCCATGTTCTGACTGTTCTTAATAAACTCAATACGCTCCTTGGTCGATTCAAACTCCGAGCACAGTTTCGCTTGCAGTGTTTGTAGGCGTGTGCCGAACTTAATGGCTGAGATATAAAGCTCTTGGGCTTGCGGTTTCGCGCCTTCAATTCGCTTCATTGGGGCGGCCAATAAGGTGGTGGTACGTCCTTTGTAAATGGTTTCGAGCGACAGGCGATTGTTTTTCCCAACTTTAGCAAAGAGTGCTAAGTGCGCAGGCAAAGGGTAGTTAACGCCAATCACTTTAGGTTTAAGGCTGTTACCTTTCTTTTCGACAAACAGAGGCGTACTGATCATTCGATCTAAGAGAATATTGTGCAAGTTCTCTAGCATCTCATGGCTTGGCAATGTCTCTTGAGTGGCGGTCAGTTTGGTTTGGTTGTGTTCGATAAGCTTGCCAAAAAACGCCATGGTTTTAATGGTCTGTACATTATCTTCAATCACTAACTGGACTCGCTTTCCGCCCGGACTGATACGAATGACTTTGTAAGGTACGTTATCCAGCGGCAAAGATTTGTCATACAGTTGCAACTCATTAAAGTTGATGCGACAGGTATCTCCAGCTTTTAGTTCGATGGGCGTGCTTAACGCTATATATAAACCATGTTTTGAGATATCCAGAGTGACGCCTGCCGCTTGTTGCTCGCCTGAGCTAATAAACAGCGGGGAGCGAAACTGATAACGTGGCTCTTTTCGACGGTTCTGCGCATCAAAGTAGAGGCTTACTGGCACATGGCTACAGTTACGTTTGTGGCGGAACTGGTTGAGTTCAGAGGTGCTCAGGCGAGGTTTCTCACTCAATAAGTAATCTTGTCCTGAGCAGGCATCGGAGATCTCTTGCAACATCGCAAAGTGAGTTAAACCTTGCGTGAGTTCGCTCGACTCTTGTGGTAAATCATCGAACAGCGCCCGTTCTTCATTACTTAACTCAAAAACAGAAATGCGGAAAACCTTCCAACTCTCTCGATGAGCACCAACGTGCCAAAACAATTGGCGTAACTCACGGCTTGCTTCGGGAATCATCATCGAGAAAAACAGATCTTTGCCAGCGTGCTGATGTTTAAAGGTGTAGAGCACGCTATTGCTCCCTCGCATACCCGGCTTGGTCATAAGTTCCATCCTTTCCGGACTGAACAAATTGCTTAGCGTCAGTTGGTTGCGTTCGTCATTCCAATATTGCCAAATGCTGTGGTTGTTCTCGGTCATCAGAACCAGTTTTAGTTCATGACCGCTAAAAAATATCGGTAAGTTGCAGGTATGTTTGAGGTAGTTGTGTTCATAACCTCTCGAACGAGCTCGAATCACTTTATCTTGATTGTCATGACGTGCCCGTTGGGTATCGTTTTGCAGACAATGCGTCATGATATCGTTGACCAACTCAACATCATCGACTTTGAGCACGCGCAGAAAGTTGACCGCGTCGTTTTCAAAAGACTCATCAATACCAACGATTCGGTAACTGACGTGTTGGCTTATGCCGGGGATCTTGCTGGTTCTTGCCAACTCAACAAAATGAATGGTGATCACTTCGCCCAGTTTATAGTCAAACGCTGACGGGACTTTGAACTTACCGCCAGAAGGAGAAATATCAACAGTAACCCCATGAACTAGTTGGTCACTTGATAGGTGAATAACGATTTGGGTTGCAAGCTTGAGGCGGTTTTCTTTACGTTTGAGATCGTACCCCATCACGATGGGTTCCGCGTTGAAGGTGATAGCGGTGTTGGTTAGGTCAGAACCTTGAGGTTTGCCTTTTTGGTTCATCACCTTAAAGCTATTACGTGTGTTACTTAAGGCTTCAAACACACCTTCGGTATAGCCATTAAACTTACGAACATTCTTGTGGTAGGTGTTAAACGCAACGTCATCTAACCAATGGATAATTCCGTCAAGTTCATACTCGCGACATTCACCTTTGACTCGACCACGAAGGTCAATAGAGCGATAGCAGGGGGTCATCAGTCGCTTTAATTCCATCTTAACCAAGATTTTAAGCGAAGGAGGCTCGCCATCCGTAACTTTGGACAGTAAGAGTTCAAAATCATCCGTTTTGTAGACCGGAATGAGTTTTTCTGCGATGGAGAGGACTTCAGTTTGCTGCATGCGATCCTAGCGAATGTTCCTTATCAAAAATGATATCGACCTTGATAAATAGATCTTTAGTGATATGTTACTGCGAATCAAGCCCATATCATGGCTTATTAGATAGCAACCATCACAAAATTCAATTGAGGTCACATGGCAAAAGCAAAACGCGCATACGTTTGTAATGATTGCGGCGCAGATTTCCCCCGCTGGCAAGGACAATGCAATGCTTGTGGAGCATGGAACACCATCAGTGAAGTTAGACTTGCAGCTTCACCGGCGGCTGCGCGAAATGAACGCCTAACCGGTTACGCTGGCGCTGTCACGGAGAGTCAAGTTCAGACCCTATCTGAGATTGATTTGCAGGAAGTACCACGCTTTACCAGCGGCTTTAAAGAGCTTGACCGTGTGCTCGGTGGTGGCGTTGTGCCGGGGGCGGCGATCTTGATTGGTGGTAGCCCAGGTGCTGGTAAATCGACGCTACTGCTACAAACGATGTGTTATTTGTCTGCCCAGATGCCAACACTGTATGTCACCGGTGAAGAATCCTTGCAACAAGTCGCGATGCGCGCCTCACGCTTAGGCTTACCCAAAGACAACCTGAAAATGCTGTCAGAAACGAATGTGGATCGCATTTGTCAGATTGCAGAGAAAGAGCAGCCAAAAATTATGGTGATCGACTCGATTCAGGTGATGCATGTGGCTGATGTTCAATCCTCGCCGGGTAGCGTGGCACAGGTGAGAGAATCGGCGACGGCACTCACTCGCTACGCCAAGCAGAATAATGTTGCGGTGTTTATCGTCGGTCATGTGACCAAAGATGGTACTTTGGCTGGCCCGAAAGTGCTTGAGCACATTATTGACTGTTCGGTACTACTTGATGGTGGAACAGACAGTCGATTTAGAACCTTACGTAGCCACAAAAACCGTTTTGGTGCGGTGAATGAACTGGGTGTGTTTGCCATGACAGGGCAAGGACTGCGTGAAGTGAGCAATCCGTCTGCGATTTTCCTCTCTCGAGGAGAAGAAGAGACCTCCGGCAGTTCGGTGATGGTTGTCTGGGAAGGAACGCGCCCGCTATTGGTCGAAATTCAAGCGCTGGTGGACTACTCACAGTTGGCGAATCCGCGTCGTGTTGCGGTGGGTCTTGAGCAAAACCGTCTGTCATTATTGCTAGCTGTTTTACACAAGCATGGCGGTCTACAAATGGCGGACCAAGATGTATTCGTCAACGTTGTTGGTGGGGTAAAAGTTACAGAGACCAGTGCCGACCTTGCACTTGTGATGGCACTATTATCTAGCTTTAGAGACCGACCGTTACCTAAAGATGTAGTGGTATTTGGTGAAGTGGGACTTGCCGGAGAGATTCGCCCTGTGCCAAGCGGACAAGAGCGCTTAAATGAGGCGTTTAAACATGGCTTTAAGAAAGCGATAGTTCCAGCCGCCAATATGCCAAAAGGCGGTATTGAAGGGATGCAAATACATGGGGTGAAGAAGCTATCTGAGGCTATTCAGGCTTTTGATGAGTTATAAAACTTAGATGTGACTCGTATTTTTGGTTAAACTTGCTGCAATTTTGTACGAATGCAAGCTGTTAATGCATAATGAGCCCCGTTGTTAACGGATGCGGTGCAAAGGGATATGTGGTTGCGTTGTTGGCTTGCTTTCGTGTTACTTTTCTCAAATGTGGCATATGGACACTTAGTTCCTCAGTATACTGTGGAGCAACCTGCTGCATGGTATCGAGGCGAGGCATGGACGTCAGAGCACTCTTTAGCTTCTTACCTTCAATCGCTCTCCCCACAAAAGAGTTTTGAACTGACGGGCGGCGAGCAGATCAGTGTGGTGAAGTTTCATGTATTGACCGCAGGTGACTTCGTGATTGATTTTCGCAACTCGGCGTTGATCGGCGAATATAAGCACCTGCTGTTTGACCAATTTGATAGTTTAGTTACGGTGCGACAGGGTGGAATCTGGCGCGATGATGTAAGTGACTATTTTCTCCGAAATGGTCAAAACATCTATCTTCGTCATGGTCACTATACGCTGATCACCTATCAACAATCCCAGTTTAATATTGCACCGCCTACGCCATTCGTGATCGATAAACATCATTATATTGAGCAGGTTAGGGTTGGTAATACCATCACATTAGTGGGGTTGGGGATTCTGATTGCGCTGTTTTTCTATTACTTAGTGCTTTCATTGGCTCGCTCGAACTTGGTGGATTTGATGTATGCCTTGTTTATACTGGGTAACTTAATCTTTAACGCGACTTCGTTATTAGCCGCCTCCCATTTACTTGGGAGTCGGTGGTTTGGCGGCGCTAGCTGGCCGATTTTATTCTCGAATATCGCTTATATCGTCTTTGTTCTTGCCTTATTGAAAGTGAGTAATCAGCGTAACCCGATACTTTGGAAGGTCGGCTGTTTGATCATCTCGCTGTTCTCTTTATTCATTGTTCTTTCATTTTGGCTACCCCATTATCAGAATGAGTTTAATCGTTTCTCTGTCGGAATCTTTCTCGCGTTCGGTATCTTGGTGGGCATACGACGAAGCTTGCAAGGTAACGTTATTGCTCGCCTTTACTTGTTAGCAAACTTAGGATTTGTTGTGCTCGGCGCGATTGCGATCTCTCAGGAGGAGATTCAAGGATTCCAGACTATTTACATGTCTCATATCGGTTTGCTGGCGGTTGCTTGTGAAGTTCTGTTGCTCTCCTTTGTTATTGCCTATCAAATGGTGCTGCTTGAAGCCGATAAAACTCGAGCACTCAAACAGGCGCAGGAGATGTTAACGATCGCTCAAACGGATCCGCTCACTCGCTTACCCAACCGCTATGCGATGGAAAAGCATCTGCTGACGGTCGGTAGAGAGTGCAGCTTTATTTATATTGATCTCGATGGTTTGAAATCCTGTAACGACCGTTATGGTCACGATATGGGTGACCGTTTGCTGATTGAGTTCAGCAAAAAGTTAACGCTCAATTTGCCACATTCATCGCGCCTATATCGAATTTCCGGGGATGAGTTTGGCATTATTTTCAGTAGCAACCTGACCGAGGAAGTTGAGGCTGCGATTGAGAGTGTTGAAGCGGATCTTAAACGCCAGTTTACGGCGAAAGTTGGTGTGAGTTTTGGTCGTGCGCAGTTTGCCGAGCACGCTCATTATCAAAAAGTAATTCAAGCCGCCGACGAGAATATGTATAGTAATAAAAAGCGCAAACAGAGTGCGACCGAATTATAACTGCTTGAGACTGAAATTAGCTCTTAGCGGAAGCAAGCGATTGGCAAGCCGACAGTTCCTTTGCTATTGCTGGTGGTTCTCATCTCGCTATCAAAGACCTCTTTCGGGGTAATTTGTCCATTTTGATAGCATTTACTGTGACAAGAAAAGTCTAAAAACGAAGAAATAATTGTCTCAAACGAGCGTTATTTTGACGGCAGAATAGTGAAACTTAGCTATTATTTGACAGAGTCATAGTGGCCTAAATATTTTTTTTCATCCAACTGCACGCAAGGGTATCAGTCTTGACAGAATGTGATATACTCTGCGCGCACTTTATACCTTATTAA
This is a stretch of genomic DNA from Vibrio panuliri. It encodes these proteins:
- a CDS encoding GGDEF domain-containing protein, with translation MWLRCWLAFVLLFSNVAYGHLVPQYTVEQPAAWYRGEAWTSEHSLASYLQSLSPQKSFELTGGEQISVVKFHVLTAGDFVIDFRNSALIGEYKHLLFDQFDSLVTVRQGGIWRDDVSDYFLRNGQNIYLRHGHYTLITYQQSQFNIAPPTPFVIDKHHYIEQVRVGNTITLVGLGILIALFFYYLVLSLARSNLVDLMYALFILGNLIFNATSLLAASHLLGSRWFGGASWPILFSNIAYIVFVLALLKVSNQRNPILWKVGCLIISLFSLFIVLSFWLPHYQNEFNRFSVGIFLAFGILVGIRRSLQGNVIARLYLLANLGFVVLGAIAISQEEIQGFQTIYMSHIGLLAVACEVLLLSFVIAYQMVLLEADKTRALKQAQEMLTIAQTDPLTRLPNRYAMEKHLLTVGRECSFIYIDLDGLKSCNDRYGHDMGDRLLIEFSKKLTLNLPHSSRLYRISGDEFGIIFSSNLTEEVEAAIESVEADLKRQFTAKVGVSFGRAQFAEHAHYQKVIQAADENMYSNKKRKQSATEL
- a CDS encoding PilZ domain-containing protein; amino-acid sequence: MQQTEVLSIAEKLIPVYKTDDFELLLSKVTDGEPPSLKILVKMELKRLMTPCYRSIDLRGRVKGECREYELDGIIHWLDDVAFNTYHKNVRKFNGYTEGVFEALSNTRNSFKVMNQKGKPQGSDLTNTAITFNAEPIVMGYDLKRKENRLKLATQIVIHLSSDQLVHGVTVDISPSGGKFKVPSAFDYKLGEVITIHFVELARTSKIPGISQHVSYRIVGIDESFENDAVNFLRVLKVDDVELVNDIMTHCLQNDTQRARHDNQDKVIRARSRGYEHNYLKHTCNLPIFFSGHELKLVLMTENNHSIWQYWNDERNQLTLSNLFSPERMELMTKPGMRGSNSVLYTFKHQHAGKDLFFSMMIPEASRELRQLFWHVGAHRESWKVFRISVFELSNEERALFDDLPQESSELTQGLTHFAMLQEISDACSGQDYLLSEKPRLSTSELNQFRHKRNCSHVPVSLYFDAQNRRKEPRYQFRSPLFISSGEQQAAGVTLDISKHGLYIALSTPIELKAGDTCRINFNELQLYDKSLPLDNVPYKVIRISPGGKRVQLVIEDNVQTIKTMAFFGKLIEHNQTKLTATQETLPSHEMLENLHNILLDRMISTPLFVEKKGNSLKPKVIGVNYPLPAHLALFAKVGKNNRLSLETIYKGRTTTLLAAPMKRIEGAKPQAQELYISAIKFGTRLQTLQAKLCSEFESTKERIEFIKNSQNMGEFHALRICAAPVFDPITALLRKDLEELSTISMHQARSLEKEICTIVGYSEYIDVTEEVLIRLELTQ
- the radA gene encoding DNA repair protein RadA; translation: MAKAKRAYVCNDCGADFPRWQGQCNACGAWNTISEVRLAASPAAARNERLTGYAGAVTESQVQTLSEIDLQEVPRFTSGFKELDRVLGGGVVPGAAILIGGSPGAGKSTLLLQTMCYLSAQMPTLYVTGEESLQQVAMRASRLGLPKDNLKMLSETNVDRICQIAEKEQPKIMVIDSIQVMHVADVQSSPGSVAQVRESATALTRYAKQNNVAVFIVGHVTKDGTLAGPKVLEHIIDCSVLLDGGTDSRFRTLRSHKNRFGAVNELGVFAMTGQGLREVSNPSAIFLSRGEEETSGSSVMVVWEGTRPLLVEIQALVDYSQLANPRRVAVGLEQNRLSLLLAVLHKHGGLQMADQDVFVNVVGGVKVTETSADLALVMALLSSFRDRPLPKDVVVFGEVGLAGEIRPVPSGQERLNEAFKHGFKKAIVPAANMPKGGIEGMQIHGVKKLSEAIQAFDEL